Genomic segment of Saccopteryx bilineata isolate mSacBil1 chromosome 9, mSacBil1_pri_phased_curated, whole genome shotgun sequence:
CCTTCCTCCATGTTCACGTCTTGATTCAGCGCAGGGCGGGGCCTGGTGCCGTCTGAGAGCCTCTGGCTGCCAGAATAGAGATGGCAGCCGGCCGCACCCGGGCCGTGTTTGCTGCGCTGGGAGTGCTCAGTGTCTGTGCGGCCAGCAGCTCTGGGACCGTGATGGAGGGGGAGACCGGCGGGGAGGCGGAGTGGGCGGAGCCGTGGGATGGCGCGGTTTTCCGGCCGCCTTTGGCACTGGGCGCAGTGGGAATGGCACGCAGTGCGGGGACCCTGTGGCCAGAGAGGGAGGAAACCGTGGACTTGCCGGTGCTGCTGTGGTGGAGCCCAGGGCTGTTTCCCCACTTCCCCGGCGACTCGGAGCGCATCGAGTGTGCACGCGGCGCGTGCGTGGCAACCCGGGACCGACGGGTGCGGGGGGATTCGCGCACGCGCGCGCTGCTCTTCTACGGCACCGACTTTCGCGCGTCTGAGGCGCCACTGCCCCGTCTGGCGCATCAGAGCTGGGCACTACTGCACGAGGAGTCGCCCCTCAACAACTTCCTGCTGAGCCACGGTCCGGGTATTCGCCTCTTCAATCTTACCGCCACCTTCAGCCGCCACTCGGACTACCCGCTGCCGCTGCAATGGCTGCCAGGGACAGCCTACCTACAGCTCGCCGCACCTCCGCTCCAGGAGCGTGGGGAGTGGCGTCGTCGCGGCTACGCGCCGCTGCTGTACCTGCAGTCCCACTGCGACGTACCTGCGGACCGGGACCGCTACGTGCGCGAGCTCATGCGCTACATCCCGGTGGGTGCgggctgggaggggtggggcgGTGCAGGGCTGAGTGTCCAGGCCGGACGCCTGGTGTCCAGGCCGACGTGCCGTACCCTCTTGATCACTGTATTCTATCTACCCCGCTCAGGTGGACTCATACGGGAAATGCCTGCAAAATCGGGAGCTGCCCACTCCACGGTTACAGGACACAGCCACTGCCACCACCGAGGATCCAGAGCTCTTGGCCTTCTTGTCCCGCTATAAGTTCCATTTGGCTCTCGAAAATGCTATCTGTGACGACTATATGACAGAAAAACTGTGGCGCCCCATGCATCTCGGTGCTGTGCCTGTGTATCGCGGCTCTCCCTCTGTGAGGGACTGGATGCCCAACAATCATTCCATCATCCTCATTGATGACTTTGAGTCACCTCAGAAGCTGGCAGAGTTCATTGACTTTCTGGACAAAAATGATGAGGAATATATGAAATACTTGGCATACAAACAACCCGGGGGCATCACCAACCAGTTTCTTTTGGATAGTCTGAAGCACCGGGAATGGGGAGTGAATGATCCATTATTGCCTAACTACCTCAATGGCTTCGAGTGTTTCGTTTGTGATCAGGAACTGACTAGGCTGGAAGTAGAGAGAGCCCACACAGCCTCTCCTGGGGACATCCCTGTGCCTGAGCCTCACATTGCCCAGCCCTCACACATGGCCTGCCCAGTGCCAACACCTAGCTTTGGCAGTGTGGAAGAGATTCCTGAGAGTGACAGGTAAGGGTAGCTGGGATCCTTCCAGCCATCAAATCAAATGATTTACTTACTTTATGTGGGCAATGAATTAGCGCCAGGTGCTTGAGGGGATATTGTATAAGGACATTATGAGATGGGCTCTCTCTACCGTTAAGGTGTGAAGAGTCTAGTTGGAAATATATGACAAACTGAAAAAGCTTGATAAAgttgtaaaatataattcaagGCAACAACATACGAAAATCAGCTTATGGGGACAATATTTACAGTAGTATATCTGAAAAGGTTTCAGCCAGAGCAGAGGGCCTGTTCAGAGAAGTGATGATGGAGAGACAAAGTTGGGCATATAAAGTGGGGCCAGGATACACATAACCTAAATACAAGGCTCAGGAGTTGGGCTGTCCTGAAAATCACTTCAGCTATTGCTTGAGCACCTTTTGTATATAAGGGCCGGAGCAGTGAGGGGGAGGTAGGGATGAGGAATACAAAAGTATTTTGAGGGATGTTTTCTCTGATAGGGTTTACATCTGTTAACCTGGCATAATTATCAATAGCATTTCCTTTCACTCTTAAAAGTACTGATTtggatgataaattttatgttcacCCTAGACAGAATAAAGGAATTCTTTCAAAAAACAATGGTGGGCAGTGTGGATTAGAAAGGAAGTGAGGAGGCTACTGCAGTAGATGGCAGAATGTGGTAGCATTGGGGAACAAGGTCAGCATGGGAGATAGAGTGGGATAATATTGAAGCCACTTGCCTCAGACCACACCTTTTGGGgggagaagaaatagaagattATTAAGCTTGAGAAAGGTTGCTAGAATGGCCTGCAGAGATCAACTTTGACAGTGGGTGGCAGCAGAGGGCTGTTTATATGTGCTGCTGGCACAGTTTGGTCTTGGAAATGAAGTCCTCCATCAGGTAAATTTGTATCTAGTTTATGCTGAACATAATACTATGATTTACTAGaggaaaatgtaaaacaatgtaaacatttttcaaattcaGGTTATGTCCTAATCTGGACATTGTATGCCCTGCACATTCATTTTGACTATTGAAATAAAGGTGCAATTTAAAAGTTAACCATCTAAATATTCTCCCTGGCTTTACTTACGGAGACAATTTCTTTCCTAGTCTGGCCCCTGCCTTGTCTGCCTTTGAACTCCCTCCACATTTGGGAACCAGGAGCAGGCAAGTCAGAAAATTTAATTCCTTGGTTGAACTCTGATATATTTGTGTTTGTCATTTACTGCCTGTCACCTGAACTAGTACTGGGCTTACTTCACATTTCTTCCCCTGAGGCAGAGCCCTGTGCTAGCCAAAGACCACTGTATTTGCTTAAGATTTTGTTGACTCCATTCAGAGAAAAGCAGGATTCATAATTGTGCTGAAGTTTCATAATCCAATCCCCATTTTGATATTTCAGCTGGAAGGAGATGTGGCTGCAAGATTATTGGCAAGGTCTGGACCAGGGGGAAGCTCTTACTGCCATGATCCACAACAATGAAACACAACAGAGGAAATTTTGGGATTACTTACATGAGATCTTCCTGAAAAGGAACCAAAATCTCTAATTACCCAGCGAGAGCTTCCACCTTGGTAGAGCTAAAGAGTGGAAGTTATTTTACCTTACGACATGAGGGGCGTCTGTTGCACAAACTCTCTAATGAACATTCTCTTATCCTGATGTCAAACAATTTCAGTTATATCTCTGATATTTTATCCCAATGATGTGTAGCCAGAGTCTCAGCCTGTGGTAATAGGGCGTCTCCTCAAGGAGAGATGAAgacatttgttctttgtttaatgGAAAACAGAAACCTGAGACACCCATTTGATTCAAGGTGCTGATCtgacagaagtttttttttttttttttgtatttttctgaagctggaaacggggagagacagtcagacagactcccgcatgcgcccaaccaggatccacctggcacgcccaccagggggcgacgctctgcccaccagggggcgatgctctgcccctccgggggtttgctctgccgtgaccagagccactctagtgcctggggcagaggccaaggagccatccccagcgcccgggccatctttgctccaatggagccttggctgcgggaggggaagagagagagagagagaggaaggagggggggtggagaagcaaatgggagcttctcctatgtgccctggccgggaatcgaacccgagtcccccgcacgccaggccgacgctctaccgctgagccaaccggccagggccctgacagaAGTTTTAAAGAATTGCTTATTTCTCCAGCCATTTCATCCTCTCAGTTATGATTAGAACAACACCTTAGTACTTAGCTACAAGTGAAGTAAGATTGACCAGTTTTAGGGTCTTAAAACTTCTCGTGTGCTATTCCTTAAACCCCTCATTATTCAGTACCTTTGCTATTTCTTTTCCAgatcttctgtttttgtttgtttgggtttttttttttctatttttctgaagctagaaactgggagagacagtcagacagactcccgcatgcgcccatctgggatccacccggcaggcccgccagggggcgacgctctgtctcgaccagagccactctagcgcctggggcagaggccaaggagccatccccagcgcccgggccatctttgctccaatggagcctcagctgcaggaggggaagagagaggcagagaggaaagagagggggaggggtggagaagcagatgggcgcttctcctgtgtgccctggccgggaatcgaacccgggacttctgcacgccaggccgatgctctaccactgagccaaccggccagggccagatcttcTGTTTTATAAACGATATTGTTGGTGTTGAAACAAAACTCCTCGTAGGTTGTATTCTGGTTCTCTGgagttgtattttttatatcatttaccTTGACTTTCATGtcaaactttttaaatgttttttctttcctagttTTCCACAATTTCTGATGAAGATGCAGCAGCCTTGTCACCACTCCCACATTCACTCACATTAAGCTGGCTATAGATCTGACAACTTTTCTTACTGCTGGTTCGCTTCTTACCTGAGATGTCACTTCATGAACAGAGATTCATTGACCAATATATGCCATGTCAATTTAATGAATTGTCTTGCTCTATTTTAGGTTATAGATAGAGACTGAAGTTGAAAATGatagcagaaaaaaatgtatatataaaattatttttaaatattaaaataggtCCATGTGAATCaaagtgaacatttctataaggtgttttgttcttttctgtctaATGAAGTCTTCCctctattttactatttttatgttaCAAAAGTCCCATTTTCCCTAGTGTCATGAAAATTATGGTGGGAAAAAACAGCCAAGCAATAAAGCTCTAGTAATATTCTCATATTCTGTagcacttctttattttatttataaaaaattttaagtcagagagaggaggaggcagagtcagactgttgcatgtaccctgactggggtccacccagcaatcccactaggaGTATTGCTCTGTCATCCGAgctcttaatgcctgaggtggaggccatggagccacccttagttctcagggccaactcactccaactgagccatggctgcaggaggggaagagagagagagagaagtgagggggagggatggagaagcagatgggtgcttctcctgtgtgtcttaactggaaattgaacccatgacattcacacactgggctgacgctctaccactgagccaactgaccagggcctatataattttttatttttaaagattttatttatttatatttttttatttattcatttttagagaggagagagagagacaggagagacagagagagagagaaggggagaggagctggaagcatcaactcccatatgtgccttgaccaggcaagcccagggtttcgaaccggcgacctcagcatttccaggtcgacactttatccactgcgccaccacaggtcaggcgattttatttattgattttagagagagcagagagagaaataggcaggggataggaacaggaagcatcaactcatagttgcttcctatatgtttTTGAcagggcgagcccagggttttgaaccggcaacctcagcattctaggtcgatgctctatcccctctgccaccacaggtcaaacagccctttttattttaagtaggATGAATTTTCTAACTTCATTCTATTACTGATGCccttttataaaactttatagtATTTATGAGACTACATTTTGATGGATCCCAACCAAGGCCATGGGGATGAGAGATGAGACCAGAGATTTAAGCCACCATAAGTGGCTGGCTAAATAAAAAGctggcctggcctgtagtggcacagtggataaaagcatcgacctggaatgcttaggtcgtggttgggcttgcctggtcaaggcacattggggcctgacctgtggtggcgcagtggataaagcgtcaacctggaaacactgaggttgccggttcaaaaccctgggcttgcctggtcaaggcacatatggggagttgatgcttcctgctcctccccccttctctctctctctcccctctctataataaataaataaaatcttaaaaaaaaaaaaagaaaaaaaaaggcacattgggagtctttctcctctaaaatgaataaattaaaaaaaacatttaaataaaaagctgTTAGTCAGATTTGGTGATGTAGCCAAATCCTTCTGTTGCTGTGATTTGAATATACAGCTTAATGGGCAGGGGGGTCATTTGCTTTTTCTGAGGCAGAGAAGAATACCCTGGCCCTTAGAGCTACCTGGTTTTAAAGTTGTATTAATGAGTTATCGAGAAGTTCCATAGATTTCAATACATCTGGTGGTAAATTAGTGTGAGTGCATGTATATTTTTTACCAccagatataaaaatacatacatatatatatatgtaaatacctCAACAACTAGAGTCCTACACTTAATATTGTAACATCTAAGGATGTGACCAAGGAAAGCTGTTACTTAGTCACTGGCAGAGTggttctttttacattttattctttaataaaaaaaaaaggccctttatttttttttgtgacagagtcagagagagggatagatagggacagacagacaggaagggagagagatgagaagcatcagttcttcgttgcagcaccttagttgttcattgattgctttctcatatgtgtctttacccggggtggggggggctacagcagactgagtaaccccttgctcaagccagcaaccttgggctcaagctggtgagcttttgctcaaaccagatgagcccgcactcaagctgatgacctcggggtctcgaacctgggtcttcagcatctcagtccgacgctctatccactgcgccactgcctggtcaggcaaaaaaaaaaaaaaaaaaaaaaaaaaaaaaaaaaggcccttttAACAGTATGGAAAGTTTGCTTAACCTATTTAGTCTtttgcagaaaagaaaatgaagtaagggccctggctggttggctcagtggatagaatgtcagccagcatgtggatgtcttaggttcatttcctggtcagggcacacaggagtgaccatctgcttctctcctcctctttcttctcctctccctattCCCCCCTTCTCACCCtgtttccccttctttcccttttcccctcccatagccagtggcttgattggttctactGTGTGCCTGGGAGCAGCGGATAACTTGGTGCtcagaacatcagcctcaggcgctaaaaatagcttggttaattcaagcattggctccagatggggttgtgGGGTGGGTCTtgcagttggggcatatgcaggagtctgtctcactatctccacttctctcactttaaagaaataaaaaaatacggTAAGGACAGACCTTCAAAAATACTTATGTTAAAATTTGATACTGTACGGACTAACAAAAGTCAAATTCAGGACTCTGTTCAAATGCAAATACTGATTTATAGCGCAAAATACTAGTACCCAAGTACAAACTAACTGTTAGTACTCAAATTTCATTATGGGCAGTAAAAAGGGTAAGTGATAGTTATGTAAGGTGTAGAATTGTCCTTACCTCTCCTGTTTAATTACACCAGTTCACATTGGCATTCCTTTAGCACTTTTATGTACGTACAAAGTGGACTAGTTGTTTTTGTTGTGGCTGGATACTCATGCCTGCTTTGTTGTCAGTACCTCCCagactttttcctttattcctaTTGCCATAAAAGTATTTACAAAAGAGCAGGGTAAACCAGGTGTTATATTTCCATAAGGGAAAGCAGAACCAGGAGTAGCCATGTGGCATTTACAACTGAAGGCTTTACTTTTTCTATGGAGAAAGCAAGCATTTCCTCTGTTTTGGGGAACAGCCTGCTCTGTATATAGTAGCAGGCTTGAGGTTATTGGTGGTAGAAGTTTCTGATAGGAATCAGTTTTTCTGGTGCTGCTGGAGAGGGGGGGATGAAGCATGAGCAGATGCTTTTATTACTGCAAGTGTTGCTATTTTCTATtatctcaatttctttttgtataataaatagcttatttttaaactgtcttttgcttggatatacagtgtgtccgtaaagtcatggtgcacttttgaccagtcataggaaagcaacaaaagacgatagaaatgtgaaacctgcaccaaataaaaggaaaaccctcccagtttctgtaggatgatgtggcagcatgtgcgcacgcgcagatgatgacgtaacaccgtgtatacagcggagcagcccacagccatgccagtcgagatgtggatggtacagaggaaagttcagtgtgttctgtggctcgcaaaattcgaatccgtgaccaaagtacaatgtgaatatcagcacgtttataacaaagcgccacgacattaatcacttaaaacagaaaatcacagatgttattcactctgttacaccagacgtccttacctgTGTTTgacaagaacttcactatcgtttggatgtgcGTAgagcaacaaatggagcccacatcgaactgcactgatgaataggtatgaaactgggagagttttccttttatttggtgcagatttcacatttttttttaagattttatttattcattatagggtggggggagagagagaaagagagagagagaaaggggggaggagcagaaagcatcaactcccatatgtgccttgaccaggcaagcccagggttttgaaccggcaacctcagcgtttccaggttgacactttatccactgcgccaccacaggtcaggcagatttcacatttctatcgtcttttgttgctttcctgtgaccggtcaaaagtgcaccatgactttacgactGTAGTTCTGTGGTGAGCATGATAAAGTTGAATACTTACAAAAGTATTTCaaacatttgttcattcaacagatatttattgacactaggcactggggattcagcaataaacaaaatagattaGGCCTCTTCTCTCATGGTGCTGACATTTTAAGTGGGTGTTGGTATTCAGTAAGGaggtaaacaaacaaatgatcAAGATAATTCAGACTGATAGGTACTATGAAGAAAATACAGGTTGTGATAGAGTGTGAGAAGTTAAGGAAGGCCTCTCTGACAtcaacagaggaaaaagagcctATGATGCAGAGATAAATGCGAAGATTACAAACATCTGTGATAAATTATTTCAGCACACTAAATATACACAACAAAGTAAATATTGCTCCTCCAAAATAGTCACCTTGTGAACTACAAGATTGTTCAAGTTAGCTTCCATTACCAAAAACATTTCTTGGAGTTCATTTGTAAATTCCTTCAGAATCAGAGGCACATATTCAGACTTCTGTAAATAGTTAATAGAACCAATTCTGATGAAGCTAGTCTGTAAATAGGAATGATACTACCAAATATCTTCACAAGATTGtcaagagaattaaataaaacgGAAAGTGCGAAAGCGCTTAAACTTCACCCTACCGAATGAGATCATTACAAATGAGCAAATGATATTTAAATTGTAGCAGCTGTTTAAACAAATGAACCTAATTTTGCTTTGAGGGTGGTTCTAAAGGTAGTCAAAACCAACAGTTATTGGCCTGgccggtggtggctcagtggatagagcaaatcctgaggttgccggcttcaatccaaggttgctagcttgagcccaaggtcactggcttaagcaagggatcactagttcctcttggtcaaggcacctatgagaagcaatcaatgaactaaagtgccccaaataggagttgatgcttctcatctctcttcctttctcttaaaaaaaaaaaaaaatcaataaaatcttaaaaatacaaaacccaaGTTATTGAAGGCTTATTAAAACATAACAAATCTTTTCCCAACCTAACATCTTAGTCTCATATTTTGATTTGCCATCATCCTTTCTGGCCTTGCTTATTATGTCAATCAGTCTCTAGCCAGCTAGCAGGATGAGTGTTCATTTATTGGGGCCTTTTCCTGATTGTTCTGGGTCCAGTATAGACCCGAGACTTCAGTGCCGGAAACCTACAAAGGAGGTCAGCATACTTGGGTCAGCGCATGAGCCCC
This window contains:
- the FUT11 gene encoding alpha-(1,3)-fucosyltransferase 11 isoform X3, which codes for MAAGRTRAVFAALGVLSVCAASSSGTVMEGETGGEAEWAEPWDGAVFRPPLALGAVGMARSAGTLWPEREETVDLPVLLWWSPGLFPHFPGDSERIECARGACVATRDRRVRGDSRTRALLFYGTDFRASEAPLPRLAHQSWALLHEESPLNNFLLSHGPGIRLFNLTATFSRHSDYPLPLQWLPGTAYLQLAAPPLQERGEWRRRGYAPLLYLQSHCDVPADRDRYVRELMRYIPVDSYGKCLQNRELPTPRLQDTATATTEDPELLAFLSRYKFHLALENAICDDYMTEKLWRPMHLGAVPVYRGSPSVRDWMPNNHSIILIDDFESPQKLAEFIDFLDKNDEEYMKYLAYKQPGGITNQFLLDSLKHREWGVNDPLLPNYLNGFECFVCDQELTRLEVERAHTASPGDIPVPEPHIAQPSHMACPVPTPSFGSVEEIPESDSLAPALSAFELPPHLGTRSSFPQFLMKMQQPCHHSHIHSH
- the FUT11 gene encoding alpha-(1,3)-fucosyltransferase 11 isoform X4; amino-acid sequence: MAAGRTRAVFAALGVLSVCAASSSGTVMEGETGGEAEWAEPWDGAVFRPPLALGAVGMARSAGTLWPEREETVDLPVLLWWSPGLFPHFPGDSERIECARGACVATRDRRVRGDSRTRALLFYGTDFRASEAPLPRLAHQSWALLHEESPLNNFLLSHGPGIRLFNLTATFSRHSDYPLPLQWLPGTAYLQLAAPPLQERGEWRRRGYAPLLYLQSHCDVPADRDRYVRELMRYIPVDSYGKCLQNRELPTPRLQDTATATTEDPELLAFLSRYKFHLALENAICDDYMTEKLWRPMHLGAVPVYRGSPSVRDWMPNNHSIILIDDFESPQKLAEFIDFLDKNDEEYMKYLAYKQPGGITNQFLLDSLKHREWGVNDPLLPNYLNGFECFVCDQELTRLEVERAHTASPGDIPVPEPHIAQPSHMACPVPTPSFGSVEEIPESDSFPQFLMKMQQPCHHSHIHSH
- the FUT11 gene encoding alpha-(1,3)-fucosyltransferase 11 isoform X1; amino-acid sequence: MAAGRTRAVFAALGVLSVCAASSSGTVMEGETGGEAEWAEPWDGAVFRPPLALGAVGMARSAGTLWPEREETVDLPVLLWWSPGLFPHFPGDSERIECARGACVATRDRRVRGDSRTRALLFYGTDFRASEAPLPRLAHQSWALLHEESPLNNFLLSHGPGIRLFNLTATFSRHSDYPLPLQWLPGTAYLQLAAPPLQERGEWRRRGYAPLLYLQSHCDVPADRDRYVRELMRYIPVDSYGKCLQNRELPTPRLQDTATATTEDPELLAFLSRYKFHLALENAICDDYMTEKLWRPMHLGAVPVYRGSPSVRDWMPNNHSIILIDDFESPQKLAEFIDFLDKNDEEYMKYLAYKQPGGITNQFLLDSLKHREWGVNDPLLPNYLNGFECFVCDQELTRLEVERAHTASPGDIPVPEPHIAQPSHMACPVPTPSFGSVEEIPESDSLAPALSAFELPPHLGTRSSWKEMWLQDYWQGLDQGEALTAMIHNNETQQRKFWDYLHEIFLKRNQNL
- the FUT11 gene encoding alpha-(1,3)-fucosyltransferase 11 isoform X2, translating into MAAGRTRAVFAALGVLSVCAASSSGTVMEGETGGEAEWAEPWDGAVFRPPLALGAVGMARSAGTLWPEREETVDLPVLLWWSPGLFPHFPGDSERIECARGACVATRDRRVRGDSRTRALLFYGTDFRASEAPLPRLAHQSWALLHEESPLNNFLLSHGPGIRLFNLTATFSRHSDYPLPLQWLPGTAYLQLAAPPLQERGEWRRRGYAPLLYLQSHCDVPADRDRYVRELMRYIPVDSYGKCLQNRELPTPRLQDTATATTEDPELLAFLSRYKFHLALENAICDDYMTEKLWRPMHLGAVPVYRGSPSVRDWMPNNHSIILIDDFESPQKLAEFIDFLDKNDEEYMKYLAYKQPGGITNQFLLDSLKHREWGVNDPLLPNYLNGFECFVCDQELTRLEVERAHTASPGDIPVPEPHIAQPSHMACPVPTPSFGSVEEIPESDSWKEMWLQDYWQGLDQGEALTAMIHNNETQQRKFWDYLHEIFLKRNQNL